Proteins co-encoded in one Bradyrhizobium sp. 170 genomic window:
- a CDS encoding LysR substrate-binding domain-containing protein, which produces MLSNLDEALDNLTNLKELRRGLVRVAAPETLSCTLLPELIAGYNNSHPGVDVRFDDVPIQEVLAGLQNGSTDIGFGPAGVVPDQSVEVHMICADPLWVALRSDDPLTKAKSVSWKDLRERPLLNYMPNIAINVLSNVPSRHHPKELVPVHRVNTALSMLRVRQGAVICPSMAEPLVRGFGLTFLPLLQPAVKWKIAMFVRNSASLSPAVESFRDFTLDFSPNWATSGVDRRRTSERRKRI; this is translated from the coding sequence GTGCTCTCAAACCTGGACGAGGCGCTCGACAATTTGACCAATCTCAAGGAGCTTCGCCGCGGGCTGGTGCGTGTAGCTGCTCCCGAAACGCTATCCTGCACGCTGCTGCCTGAACTGATCGCCGGATACAACAACAGCCATCCGGGCGTGGACGTCCGCTTCGACGACGTGCCGATACAGGAGGTGCTGGCGGGCCTGCAGAACGGCTCTACCGACATCGGCTTCGGCCCGGCCGGCGTCGTTCCGGACCAATCGGTCGAAGTGCATATGATCTGCGCCGATCCACTCTGGGTGGCGTTGCGCAGCGATGACCCGCTGACAAAAGCCAAGTCGGTCAGTTGGAAGGATTTGCGCGAGCGGCCGCTGCTCAACTACATGCCCAACATCGCCATCAACGTGTTGAGCAACGTCCCGTCCCGGCATCATCCAAAAGAATTGGTGCCGGTGCACCGGGTAAACACCGCGCTGTCGATGCTGCGGGTCAGGCAAGGCGCCGTGATCTGCCCCTCGATGGCGGAGCCGCTGGTACGCGGCTTCGGACTGACGTTCCTGCCGCTGCTGCAGCCGGCCGTCAAATGGAAGATCGCGATGTTCGTAAGAAACAGCGCATCGCTCTCGCCCGCCGTGGAGAGTTTTCGCGACTTCACGCTGGATTTCAGCCCGAACTGGGCGACAAGCGGTGTCGATCGCCGCCGCACCAGCGAACGGCGCAAACGCATATAG